The genomic window GCGCCGGCATTATCCGCCGCGTGAAGCAATGTCCCGGACAAACCCGTGGACAATGGCACGCTTTTCGCATGCGCGTGGCGCGCACTCACATTATCTGCACGACAATGAATCGTTTTGCGGAGGAATGGATTTACGTCACAGAACCGGCCTGAAACTTTCAGGAATAAAACGAATCTGCCGAATTTGCATATAGGTTCCGGTTGCAGGGAACCGCCATTCAGGCAAAGTCGATATCACGGTGATCCGGCCGCGTGGAAAGCGGCGACACCCGGGGGAACCAGCATGACCAGGCGCGCACCACAAACTGCTTCGACCACCGGCCGGGTGCCGCGCGGTCGCAGCTGCGCGGCTGCTGCCCTGCCCGGGAACGATCACCCTGTTTGAGTGTGGCGGAAGGTCCGCCGCACCTCCCCTTCCAGGAAGGAGGGGGCCCAGGGACGGTCCCGGCGGAGCCGGGCGACCGGCCACGCAGGTGTACCGCAGCAACTGACAGGTAGAGGGAGACAACCGTCATGAACGCATCGATCCGCAGGTTCCTGAAAGAAGAAGATGGCGTTACCGCGCTCGAATACGGGCTGCTGGCCGCCGTGATCGCCGGCATCCTGATCGCCGTGGGCAGAACCCAGATCACCGAGTTCTTCACCACGCTGTTCACCCGTCTGTCGGCGATCGCGACCGAAGCGACCACCTGAGTGCGCTGCGCAGGT from Stenotrophomonas sp. 704A1 includes these protein-coding regions:
- a CDS encoding Flp family type IVb pilin, which translates into the protein MNASIRRFLKEEDGVTALEYGLLAAVIAGILIAVGRTQITEFFTTLFTRLSAIATEATT